A genomic segment from Branchiostoma floridae strain S238N-H82 chromosome 7, Bfl_VNyyK, whole genome shotgun sequence encodes:
- the LOC118419810 gene encoding uncharacterized protein LOC118419810 has protein sequence MMASQESSSSNENITINRSDLAEPNSDENKELTMPKQSSTTKITDDAKLMSPDSGTTLSSLSFNSPENGNTYLKEPVGSGEQRDHSYTERMMGTGGLSPMALLSPPSGRPIKRMSPRSRRHYRSPCCLYPVPGAPYPTMLSTTVPAAFPSSMFDQQDGHLINCPVGELIKLDEDPPNHVQLIELDQKQSDVKTSDQTQELVALFEENGASIQEHKDEISKQSTKSNLQLLEELLGGCEVSPSNVDDVVEGIKAEEGITNKIDVVENN, from the exons ATGATGGCATCACAAGAATCCTCTAGCAGTAATGAAAACATTACAATCAACAGGAGTGATTTGGCAGAACCAAACAGTGACGAAAACAAAGAACTCACCATGCCCAAGCAATCATCGACAACTAAGATTACTGACGATGCCAAACTCATGTCTCCAGACTCTGGTACAACTTTATCATCTTTAAGTTTTAACAGTCCAGAAAATGGAAACACATACCTGAAGGAGCCAGTAGGATCAGGAGAACAGAGGGATCATTCATACACAGAGAGGATGATGGGTACAGGAGGGCTGTCACCGATGGCACTTCTGTCACCCCCCTCTGGACGACCCATCAAGAGGATGTCTCCAAGGTCAAG aCGACACTACCGATCACCATGCTGTCTGTACCCTGTTCCTGGAGCTCCGTATCCCACAATGCTCAGCACCACAGTCCCAGCTGCCTTCCCATCATCCATGTTTGACCAACAGGATGGCCACCTGATAAACTGTCCTGTTGGGGAGCTGATCAAGCTTGACGAAGATCCGCCTAACCATGTCCAGCTGATAGAGTTAGACCAGAAGCAGTCTGATGTTAAGACTAGTGACCAAACACAGGAACTCGTGGCACTCTTTGAAGAAAATGGGGCTTCCATACAAGAACACAAggatgagatatcaaaacaaagtaCTAAATCTAACCTACAGTTGTTGGAAGAGTTACTAGGAGGGTGTGAGGTCAGTCCATCCAATGTCGATGATGTTGTTGAAGGGATTAAAGCAGAGGAAGGTATTACTAACAAGATTGATGTGGTAGAGAACAATTGA